The genome window CGTAGGAAAAAGTGTGACCGATGGCAGGTTAACTTAAGATGTTATAGCGGAAAAAAACGCATGTTCAGCTGCGTTCTGTGGCTTTTTTTACAAGAAAGCGTCAAAAAACAATAAGGAAATGTGATGAGGTGCAACTTAATGGAATCTGGTCGGAGGCCATTCTTGCATTAACGCGCGGCAGCACAGAAAGTACTTAATTACGCGGCGTAAAATAATTCCCTTTGTTTCCTTCTATTTCACCACAGTGAAGTGTCGCCATGCTGATACCATCGAAACTCAGCCGTCCTCTGCGGCTTCAGAACACCATTGTTCGGGAGCGTTTGATAGCCAGGCTTGCGAACATTGCGCACTACCGTTTAGCACTGATCAGTAGCCCTGCCGGCTATGGCAAAACCACGCTGGTGGCGCAGTGGGCGGCGGATAAAAGCGATCTGGGGTGGTATTCGCTGGATGAGAGCGATAACTATCCTGAGCGTTTTGCTAACTATTTTATGGCTGCAGTACAGCAGGCCACTGACGGGCACTGCGCGCGTAGCGAAGCGCTGGCGCAGAAACGTCAGTATGCCAGCCTTAGCGCGCTCTTTTCCCAGCTGTTCGTGGAACTTTCCGAATGGCATCGCCCGCTTTACCTGGTGATTGACGACTACCATCTGCTGACCAACGATGCCATTCATCAGGCGATGCGCTTTTTTATTCGTCATCAGCCTGACAACCTGACGCTGATTATCCTTTCGCGTAATTTGCCCTCGCTGGGCATCGCTAACCTGCGCGTACGCGAGCAACTGCTGGAGATTAACAGTCAGTCGCTGGCCTTTACGCCACATGAGGCGAAACAGTTTTTTGATTGCCGCCTGCAACGCCCTATCGGCGCAGATGATTCTCAGCGGCTGTGCGATGAAGTCGCAGGCTGGGCGACCGCACTACAGTTGATCGCCTTGACGGAGCGTCAGTCCAATACCCCAACTCATCACTCCGCGCAGCGTCTGTCAGGCATTAACGCCAGCCATCTTTCCGACTACCTGGTGGATGAAGTGCTGGACTGCGTGGATGCGGCGACGCGTAACTTTTTGTTACGCAGTTCCGTGCTGCGTTCGATGAACGATATGCTGATTGCCCACCTGACCGGCGAAGAAAATGCACAGCTGCGGCTGGAAGAAACAGAGCGTCAGGGCTTATTTCTTCAGCGCATGGACGACAGCGGAAAATGGTTTAATTTTCACCCACTGTTTGCCACCTTTTTACGCCAGCGCTGTCAGTGGGAGCTGAGCAGCGAACTGCATAAGCTGCATCGGGCGGCAGCAGAGGGCTGGATGGCGCTCGGCTACGCCGGAGAAGCGATTCATCATGCGTTGGCGGCGGAAGATACCCATCTGCTGCGCGACATTTTGCTGCATCATGCCTGGTCCTTGTTTAACCATAGCGAACTGGCACTGCTGGAAGAAGGGCTTAAAGCGCTGCCGTGGCAGCTGCTGGTCGATAATCCCCGTTTGATTCTGTTGCAGGCCTGGCTGGCGCAAAGCCAGCATCGCTACGGCGAAGTGAATCTTTTACTGGCACGTGCCGAAGAAGAGATGACGCGGCAACAGATCGCTATCGATGCGGTTCTGAGCGCTGAATTTGATGCGCTGCGCGCGCAGGTGGCGATTAACGCCGGGAAGCCCGAAGAAGCGGAGCGGCTGGCTAACCAGGCGCTGGTGAACCTGCCGCTGGCAAACTACTACAGCCGTATTGTCGCCACCTCGGTAAAAGGAGAGGTTCTGCACTGTCAGGGGCAGCTGGAAGCCGCGCTGGTCACCATGCAGCAGACCGATGAGATGGCGCGCCACTATAACAGCTGTCATTACGCGCTCTGGGCGCTGCTGCAACAGAGCGAGATCCTGTTGGCGCAGGGCTTTTTGCAGACCGCTTACGATATTCAGGAAAAGGCCTTTGCGCTGATTAACGAAGAAGGGCTGGAACAGTTGCCGATG of Pantoea alhagi contains these proteins:
- the malT gene encoding HTH-type transcriptional regulator MalT, yielding MLIPSKLSRPLRLQNTIVRERLIARLANIAHYRLALISSPAGYGKTTLVAQWAADKSDLGWYSLDESDNYPERFANYFMAAVQQATDGHCARSEALAQKRQYASLSALFSQLFVELSEWHRPLYLVIDDYHLLTNDAIHQAMRFFIRHQPDNLTLIILSRNLPSLGIANLRVREQLLEINSQSLAFTPHEAKQFFDCRLQRPIGADDSQRLCDEVAGWATALQLIALTERQSNTPTHHSAQRLSGINASHLSDYLVDEVLDCVDAATRNFLLRSSVLRSMNDMLIAHLTGEENAQLRLEETERQGLFLQRMDDSGKWFNFHPLFATFLRQRCQWELSSELHKLHRAAAEGWMALGYAGEAIHHALAAEDTHLLRDILLHHAWSLFNHSELALLEEGLKALPWQLLVDNPRLILLQAWLAQSQHRYGEVNLLLARAEEEMTRQQIAIDAVLSAEFDALRAQVAINAGKPEEAERLANQALVNLPLANYYSRIVATSVKGEVLHCQGQLEAALVTMQQTDEMARHYNSCHYALWALLQQSEILLAQGFLQTAYDIQEKAFALINEEGLEQLPMHEFLLRIRSQLLWSWARLDEAEATARKGLEVLANFQPQQQLQCLAMLAKCALARGDLDNARRHLIRCENLLGNGQYHSDWVTNADKPRVIYWQLTNDKVAAANWLRLTPKPPTADNHFLQGQWRNIARVQILLGHYEEAEVVLDELNESARRLRLTSDLNRNLLLLNALYWQTGRKSEAQQTLIEALTLANRTGFISHFVIEGETMAQQLRQLLQLHTLPELEQHRAQRILRDINQHHRHKFAHFDESFVSRLLTHPQVPELIRTSPLTQREWQVLGLIYSGYSNDQIAGELEVAQTTIKTHIRNLYQKLGVMHRQEAVQQAQHLLHLMGMSVA